TCGTGTAGTTGATGCCCAACCCCGTGCCCAACCAAATCTCTCACGATTCCAAAACTATTCCGCTGCATTTCTTTTTCTATAGCGGCGGCAATGGTACCAACCCGCACCCCATCGCTTAGCGACCCTACGCCGGCATCTAAGGCAGCAAGGGTGCCTTTAACAAGCTTTTTTTTCTGTGGAGTAGACACACCAGCGATAAAACTTCTGGCGGCATCCGTTATCATGCCACCATACGTCACTCCAAAATCTATACTTACTATGTCGCCATCTTTCACAATGTAAGAACCGGGTATCCCATGTACTACTTCGTTATTAACAGATATACACATAACATCAGGAAACCCACCATAGCCAAGAAACGTTGGTTTACCACCTAGTGCGCGTAACTCTTTAGCAGCAATATCGGCAAGTTGCTTCGTTGTTATACCTACTTCAATTGCATTGCCCACTAACGCAAGAATTGTGGCATTCATTTTGCCACTTTCTCGTTGTTTAACAAGTTCTTGGGCAGTTTTGATACGTGTCATCATAGCGAAATACCAGCTGCCACGACACCTTTTTTAATATCGGCATGAACAACCTCGGCTGGTTGCTCACCATTTACTTCTATAATGGGAATGCCTTTATTTGCGAATACCTGAAGCAGTGGTTTAATATCTTTTTCGTATTCTAAAAACCGTTCATTAATCGCTGCGGGTTTGTCATCTGGGCGCCCTCTGTGTAGCAACCTCTCTAGCACGACTTCTTCATGCGCTTTTAAATGAACTATCGCTTCAACTTTTTCATTAATAGCATGCGCCGTAGATAGCAGCCATTCAGTCTGTGCAACTCGGCGCGGAAACCCGTCTAATATTATTTTGTGACTACCAGCAATCTTGCGTAGTTCTGTTTCTAAAATTGCTTCTACTTCGTTATCATTCAGCAGCCTGCCACTATTCATTTCTTTTTCTAAATCACCAGTCAAGCTACTTCTTAGTAGCTTGCCCATAGAAATCCAATGCCAGCCCTGTACAGTGGCCAGTAACTTACTCTGTGTGCTCTTGCCAGATCCAGCAACCCCTACGACGATTATCATACAATGTTCTCTATGTAGTTTTTAACGCGTTCAGAAACAAGTCGGCCATCGGCTTTACCCTGCGCTTCTTTCATAACTAGTGGCATAATTTTCGCAAAATTTGCCTCACCAGCCATTGGCGCTACTGTCTGTATCATTGCATCAATTTGCTCAGCAGATAAATCTGCGGGGGCATATTGGCTGTACAGGTTCCGCTCAAATTCTTCTTGGGCTGCTTGTTCTTGCCTATCGTTCGCTGCATATAAATCGCGTGCTTCGATACGCTTTTTCATTTCTTTCTTGATAACTTGCACAGCCCCATCGTCAGATAAAACGCCACCAGCTTCAATTTGGGCATTTTTTAAGGCACTGTACAAAAGCCTGAGTGCTTCAGTAGTTTTTTTATCGCCCGCCTTTAACGCTGCATTGGCATCGTTATGTATACGATCAAGCATTACCGTAAGCCTAGTTTGGCTCGCTTATTCTTTTGTGCTTTGCGTTCGTTACGAATAATTGCTTTGGTACGACGATCGCGCTTGCTGATTGGCTTTTCATGATATTGCAATTGCTTCACTACTGCCAAAACGCCAGCTTGCTGCACCTTACGATTAAAACGCCTAATAAGGCTTTCGGTGGACTCTCTCACATCTTTTTTAGTAACTTGGATCATACTTTAAACAATTCTACGGTACTTTGACATATTTTTCAAGGGTAAAATAGATTATGGCCGCCGTAATTGACCTGCAGACGTCGGACGCTGGTTAGCACGTTGGCTTTTTAGCACAATACCTTGCAACTCTTTAAATATTGGAAAATTCTTATTCGTAGAATATATTTTCGTGTTCCCTTGCTTTTCGCTTGTTAAAAAACCTACTTTTTCTAAGCGTTTTAATTCACGCTGAATATTCCCAGCGTCTTCTTTAATAAGTTTTGCAAGGCCACGGACATGGGTTTTAAAATCAGGAAATTTAGCATAGACAACTATGATTTTTCTGCGGACCCGAGAAGTAATAAAAACATCTAACATTTTTTCACCTATTGTTTATAGAACAACGTTAATTATAGACGTATTGCCTTGTTTTGTAAAACCGTTTTTATAAATATGCCGTATCATTACTATATGACATATATCGAGGTGAGTATCGCGGCACCTTTTACTGGTAGAAAATTTTACACCTACGAATCAGTCAATATAATTGATATTGGAACAATTGTACAAATACCCTTTGGCACAAAAAAGTCGCTCGGTATCGTAAGAAACATAGTCAAAAAACCAACGTTTAAAACCAAGCCTATACAACAGATTACGCCGCTTATTGTTTCTGCCAAGTCACTACAACTACTGCGCTGGATGGAGCATTTTTACCCATACGACTTTGGTGAAATTACCAATTTATTTATCCCTCAAAATGCATTAACAAAATCACGCAGTGCGTCAAGCGTACGTCCCAAAGTAACAGCAACCATCCAACCTAAGCTCACGAAAGATCAAACAGAAGCTCTGCAGATTATACAAAGTAATCAGCACGTTTTGCTGCATGGTGATACCGGCACTGGCAAAACACGAGTGTATTTAGACTATGCGAACAGCGTACTTGCCCAAGGTAAATCGGTACTTATTTTAACACCAGAAATAGGGCTCACACCTCAGCTAAAACAAACGATTGCCGCTGCCTGCCCATATCCACTCCATGTGGTGCATTCACAAAATACACCAGCGTACAGAAAGTTAATATGGCAAACGGCGGCTGCAAACACAGAACCTGCTGTATTTGTTGGGCCACGCTCAAGCTTGTTTCTGCCGTACCAAAATCTTGGGCTCGTTGTCATAGACGAAGCTCATGATAATTCATATAAAAGCATGCAAAGTCCAAAATATAATGCAGTTTATGTGGCAGCCCAGCTTGCAAAAGTTCATAAAGCACATTTTATACAAAGTACTGCAACGCCAAACGTAGCAGATTACGCAGCGATACAAAATCACCAAGTACCTATCGCCCGAATGACAACAATTGCCGTTGGTCCTATCAAGGCTTCTGGCCAGGTAATAGATTTACGCGATAAACAACTTTTTACAAAACATCGTCTTATAGCAGATGAGCTACTACGTGCAATTGAAGACGCTTTACAAAACGGCGAACAAACCATGCTTTTTATTAATCGCCGTGGCAGTGCACGAATTGTGCAGTGTAATGCATGTGGCCATATACGTGCCTGCCCTACGTGCGGATTGCCACTCACCTATCATCACGATACTCACAAAATGTCCTGCCATATTTGCAATCAAACCTACCACGCCACAAGCCAGTGCGCAGCGTGTGGTTCGGCTGATTTATTATATTTTTCGCCAGGGACAAAAGGTCTCGAACAAGAAATTCAAAGCCTATTTCCTAAGGCACGTGTTATACGGTTTGACCTTGATGTATCCGCAAAAGACACCATACAACGCAAACTAAGCGGCTTACAAACCGGCGCTTACGATATTATTATTGGCACCCAACTTATTAGTAAAGGGTTCGATTTACCCCACCTAAGTGTTGTGGGGGTGCTCAACGCTGATAGCGGCTTTTCTATTCCTGATTTTAGGGCAGAAGAAATCACCTTTCAGCAAATTTATCAGGTAACAGGTAGGGTTGGTAGAGGCCATACTTTGAGCAAATTTTTTATTCAAACAAGACAACCAACCCACCCTGTTATAGAAGCTGCCCTGCATAGAAATTGGCAAGATTTTTACGATTACGAACTGCACAAAAGAAAACTCTTTACCTACCCACCATTCGCGTATTTAGCGGTGCTTAGTATTACCAAAAAAACCAAGGCGACTGCGCAAAAAATAGCCCAAAAAACCTACGATTTATTAAATAACACAAGCCAACTAGAGCTGCTTGGGCCAACACCCAGCTACCATGAAACCTCGCACGGTGGCTATACCTGGCAAATACTCGCTAAGTCAACGTCTAGGGCAACCCTTGTAGCGGCACTCGTAAGCTTGCCTAGTGAATGGAGTATCGATATTGACCCCACTAGCGTTTTATAAGTTACCTCTGTTATAATGACAGCTATGACACAAAATCCGCGAGACTTAATAATATCTTTGCCAAACCCCCACCTTCGGCAACGTTCAAAACGCGTTGGTATCGTCACCAATGACACTACCAAGCTCATCCAAACGATGATTGACGCGACCCTCGATTGGGAAGACAGTCGCAAACACGAAGTCGGTGTCGCCCTCGCTGCGCCGCAAATAGATACCTTGCTACGCGTTGTTATCATTAGGGAAGATTTCGAAGACAAAACAAACCGCACATTTACCATCCTTATAAATCCGGAAATTACAAAATACGAAGGTGATCTTATAGAAGATTACGAAGGATGTCTAAGCATTCAAGATATTTACGGAAAAGTTCCCCGCTATAATAAAGTGCGCGTTAAAGCGCTAGATGCCAATGGCAAAGAATTTCGCTTTACGGCAGAGGGCTTTTTGGCACGCGTTGTCCAACACGAAATAGACCACACCAACGGAATTGTTTTTATAGATCATATAAAAGACGACCCTGCCGCATTTTATAAACTAGATGACGAAGGGCATTTAGAACCGCTTAATTATGAAGCAGACATTAAAGCCAACCATCTTCTTTGGTAGTGGACCCGTCGCTGCTAAGTCGCTCGCGCTGCTACGCGTATGGCACCCAGTAAGTTTGGTGGTTACTAAGCGCACACCGTCTCATCATAAAGAGCCAGCACCCATAGAATTATATGCAAAAACAAACAATCTACCCATTACCTATGCAGACACCAAGCAAGAGCTAGACGAACTATCATTACCAGACGCAAACTATGGTATTGTCATAGATTATGGCGTTATTATTAGCGAACACGTAATTCAGCACTTTCCACGCGGAATTATCAATAGCCATTTTAGTCTACTGCCGCAGTGGCGCGGAGCCGATCCAATAACATACGCGCTTTTAAGTGGCCAAAGCCAAAGTGGTGTGAGCCTTATGATTATAGACAAAGGTATGGATACTGGCCCGCTTATTGCTACAAAAGCCCTGCCAATTGCAGCAAACGATACGAACCAAACATTAACAGAAAAGTTACTACTGCTAAGCGACAAGCTCTTGCAGGCAACACTTCCTCGCTATGTTCAGTCAGAAGTACTGCCTACTCCCCAGCCCCATACCATTGCCACATATTCACAAAAGCTTACTAAGCAGTCTGGCATACTAAACTCCAATAAGTTAGCCAGCGAATTAGCCCGCGAAGTACGTGCCTTTGCAGGGTGGCCAGGCAGTAGACTGTGCTATAACAACGTCTGGCTGACCGTTACACAAGCTGTGGCAAGCAACCTAGCAGTACCTGTTGGCACCCTTGTGTTTCACGGTTCTGCATTGCATTATGGTTGCAAAAACGGCAGTCTACAAATAACCGAACTACAACCAGCCGGCAAAAACAAAATGAGCGCAACCGCTTTTTATAACGGCTACGCTCACAAATTATCGCTTACAAAAATGTAGCGCTAGGCTGCTTGCGGGGGTGTATCATTGGCAGCTTGCTGTGATGCAGAAAGTATCTGCGGTGCGCTCGCCTTAATTTCGCCTTTAAGCTTTTCTAGTTCACCCTTTACTACTTCTTTGTAGTTCGGAGCATTGGCTTCTAGCCACTTAAGGGCTCCCTCTTGATCATTACGGTTCATAAAGCCTTCAAATTCGGTCAGCTGAGCTTCTGTTAAGCCACTCGCCAATACGGTACCAACACGCATTTCAAGTGTTTCTACTATTTGGGCAATTAAAGCTTGCTTTTCTGCCTCTGGCAATGCTGCCAAACCTAGTTCTGCTATAAAATCATTGTCTATCTTCATGCACTTAATCCTTACTTATTTCTATTTTAGTATACAACGTTTTACCGTTTTGGCATGTATTCTGCCAGTACTTTAACTACATCTTTTGTATTCCAACTACCATTTACACGTATCTTCCACTCTTTGCCTTCACCAAAAGTATCTACATCAAGCCCTGCTTCTTGCGCTTTTTTTACAGCTTCTTGTAAAGCGCTTCCAGCTCTATCACCATATGTGTTATGAGCGGCATCCCAAGGATAATTTGCTTTAGATTCAGCGAATTTTTCTTGTACACTTGTCAGATTACTGCTGTCTGGAGTTGATTCTATACCTGTTGGGGTTGCCATATCTGTACCACCCCCAGATCCACCAGTCGTAGTTGTAACCTCTGGGGAAGATTGCATAGATGGACTTACGTCTCCTAGCGAGCTTGCTTCAGGTGTCGGTTGAACAGAACCTTGTACCACACTAGGATTCGTCGTCTCAGAACTTAGTTCGGGTGTTGCCGACAAACTAGCGTCAGAGGGTGCCGCATCTGGGCTTACCGAATTATCAACACCAATTACTTGATCCGTACCGCCACTATCAAATCCACGCATTGCCATATAGGTACCCGCTACTACCAACGCTCCAGCCGCTATACCGCCAAGCAACTTATATCGTTTCTTGTTTTTTTCTGGCAGTTCTTTCCACGAGTTACTCATTTCAGCAAGCTTAGCCTTTGCAACAAGAAATAGTTTGGTCGGAACTTCTTTTACTTTCTGCATCGTCGTCTGTTCGTCTTCTTGGTCGCTAGTATCTACCTGTACAGAGTCAAATGTACCTCCTGGTACCTTATCACCGTCACTAGAGTCAGCAACGATGCTAGTGGCGCTATCGCTTTCCCTACCACTATCTGCTACTTGAGTATCTGCAGCACGTTCTTTAGAGTTTACATTTACTAGTTCGCTTTCTTGTATTCTCTTAACAAGTCGGTCATTAGTACCATCATTTGCCGGACGCGAGACTTTATATACCACGCCCTCATCATTATTTATGATTTCTTCTACAGTCCATCCGTCTTCTATGACACCGCTCGTATGTTGAACACGCACAGAGTCACCTAACTCAAATTTATTGGGAAATTCTTTATTTAACAATTCAGCAAGCATAGCATTTTGTTCAACTTCCCCTATAACTTCAAACTGACCAATGAATGATTTATACATATCTAGAGCATGTTGCATATCTTGCAGACTACCGTTTTGACGAGCCTCGATAAAAATTTGCTGTAAATCAGCCCATTCTTCGTCTAGTTCTTCTTGTGCATCTAAATCATCTTCTTCGGCTTCAAGAATCGATTGCTCGTATTCAGTATTATAGTCTTTACGTTCTTGGCTAGTGTGACCATATGCATTTAGGATATCTTCATGGCTTAAGTGCTTCTTCTTTCCAGTTTCAGGGTCAACACCGTATACATGAGTAGCTCCGTTTTTGTAGTTAGTTTGCTCGATTGTACTATATGTATCCAATACCAACTTACTGGGTTCGTTTGATAATTTTTCTGACATGGCTAATAATTACCTTTCCTTAGGTTTCTTACGGTTGGAGTGTTATGGGTTTTTATGTTATTTACGTATTACTATTGTTGTTTAAATAAATACTAGCATAAGAACATAAAAATGTCAATAGTCAAATAATAGGTGTAATGTTGGTTACAGGGTGCGTTCGTGGGTTTCGCTGGTGTAAAGTTCTATACGATCGCCTTCTTGTATGTCTAGGCGCGCAGTGGTTTCTATACTAATGCCACACATTTCGCCCTGACTAACGAGCTTGGTGTCGGTTGGGCCATGCTTTAAGTTGGTGACAACTAAATCTTTGGCAAGCTGCGTATCATCACGATAGATGTTGGCAAAGGCTGGTATGACAAGTTGGCCTTTTGTGACTTCACCACCACAAATGAGTTCAGTCTTGGTTGTTTTAAATACTCCCCGAACAACTAATCTACCCTGTTCTGTAATCACTTCTTCTGGTGCAAGGAGGTTACTCATTTCGGCGCGGGTATCGTCAATTAATTCATATATAACCTTAAACAATCTTACCCGTACGTTATCGCGCGAGGCGAGTTGCTTGACGCTTTGTGGCATACTTACATGAAAACCATAAATAATTGCATTACTGCTGGCTGCCATACGGATATCGTTTTCTGTTACACTGCCAACACTAGATCCAACAATGCGTATCGCAACCTCGTCTGTGTCTAGCGTTTTAAGGGCATCTACAACAGATGTCAAAGATCCTTGCACGTCTGCTTTTACAACAATATTTAGTTCTTGTTGTTTGGTTTTTTGGTTAATCAGCCGTATTAAATCTTTGCTCGACATGTTGCTACGCATGGCACTAGCGGCATGCGATATATGGTAAGCTTCTGCAGCATTCCTTGCTTCTTTTTCAGATGAAACAGTACTAAAACTTTCGCCAAATTCTGGCAGCGCCTTAAAGCCAATAATGACTACTGGTGTAGATGGAGGTGCCTGTTGTAATACACCATGTGTTGTAGATTCTAGAACACGTACTTTTGCATACGTATCGCCAGCCACTACAAAATCGCCTCGCTTTAGGGTACCTTGCTCTACAAGCGCAACAGCAATTGGCCCCTTGCCATGTTCCATGTGCGATTCTATAATCAAGCCTTCTGCAGGTACATCGGTATCTGCCTTGAGCTCTTCTATGTCTGCTACAAGTAGCACCATGTCTAGTAGTTTATCGAGGCCTTCTTTAGTCTTTGATGACACTCCTACAACAATAGTATTACCACCCCACTCTTCTGGTAACATTTCTTGTTCGGCAAGCTGCTGCTTTAAAAGCTCTATATTTGCGCCCGGTTTGTCAATTTTGGTAGCGGCTACAACCATATGCACGCCGGCTTTACGAGCAAACCGTATCGCCTCTAGCGTTTGTGGTTTTATGCCATCGTCGGCTGCTATCACAATAATAGCTACGTCTGTTAAACGAGCCCCGTGTTCCCGCAAAGCGGCAAAGGCTTCGTGCCCTGGCGTGTCCAAAAAGGTAATTTTACGCTTGTTATGTTCTACTTGGTACGCAGATATGTGTTGGGTTATACCACCTGCTTCTTTATCTACTACATGGCTACTACGAATAACGTCTAGCAAGCTTGTTTTGCCATGGTCTACATGGCCCATTACGGCCACAACTGGTGGTCGTTGCACCGCTTTATCAGATACTTTGCGTTCGCGCGTTGCCAATGTCTCTGCCACAACGTCTACTTTTTTTACAACAAGCTCTATATCTAAGCCTAGTTCATCTTTAATTATCTGGGCTGTTTCAGCATCGATAGTTTCGTTTATAGTCACCATGATGCCATTCTTAAACAGCTCTGTAATTAGTTTAGATGCCGGTAAAGACAGCTTATCAGCGAGGGCGCCAACAGTAATTTGTTCGGTAATTTCAATCGTTCGTGCCATTGCCTATGAGCTCCTTCCTCTTACCCGCAGGGGGCGCCCGCTCAATGTAGCGCCCCCAATTATTGTTGTTGTTTTAGCTACATAACGTTAGGGTAGCTGTTATGCATCTTTGAGGCTTAACGCAATTTTGCGAGCCTCTTTGTTAATCTCTAACACTTTAAACTGTTTCTTTTCATCTAGTTTAAAGATTTTTTCTGGGTCTACAGCATCTTCTTCGCCATTGGTAATTTCTGATACATGTACCAATGCTTCTACCGCGGGCGTAAGCTGCACAAACGCACCAAATGGTGTAATTCGTGTAATAGTACCTTCTACGGTTTGGCCTTTTTTGAACTGATCAACATCGTGTAACCACGGGTCTTCAGATAACTGTTTGATACTCAGGCTCAGCCGGTCTTTATCAATGGCAATCACCTTAGCTTTAATAACTTCGCCATTTTTAACGTATTTACGTGGGTCTTCTACACGTTCCCAAGATATCTCAGAAATATGAATAAGCCCTTCTATACCGTCTACATTAACAAACGCTCCAAAATCTATGACACCTGTTACGGCTCCTTCTACAACGTCGCCAACATTTAGTTCGGCAAAACGTGCTTGCATGTCGTCTTTAATAGCTGCTTTTTCGCTAAAGATAAGTTTGTTATCTTTGCGGCTAGCATCTAAAATGCGTACTCTTAGTGGCTTATTAATAAGCGCATTAAGCTTTTGCAAGATTTCGTCTTTGTCTGCACCACTCACCCGTGGGTAGTGATCTGCACTAAGTTGGCTTACTGGCATAAAGCCACGTATACCTTCTAACTCTATTAGTAAACCACCACGATTAGCATCGTATGCGGTTACTTCTATAACTTCTTCTGCCTCTGCAACGCGGGCGAGTTCATCCCAACCGCGGTCTTTGACAGCTTTTTTAAGGCTGAGTAGTGCGTGGCCTTCTTCCATTTCTGGGTCTACCACACTGGCACTTACCACTTGGCCTTCTTCTAATTTTTGATTACCAATTTCTCGGCGCATGACTACACCAATGCCTCGTGGGCCTAGGTCTAGCCAAATTTCATGCTTTTTTATGGTGCTGATAGTTGCTTCTACAACATCACCAGCTTTGAGCGCAGTCACTTCGTGCTGCGTTAATAGGTCGTCCATGGTTACCTTAGTTGACATATATTTACTCCTTATAGATATATTTCTGAGCCTCGTTAACAATGATCCGCCCGGACGTTAAGGCGTGCATCGTTGCCACCAAGAAAACAGATTAGTCTTATTATACCGCATAGTCCCCTCTGTAGCAACAGAGGTTCACCCCTAACCCATCAGCCTATTCATACCTACTTTTCTCATCCAGCAAGAAAGGTAAACAAAAGTGCCTCGGCGGTTGCAGGCTCTTTATAGCTTCATTGTCAAACTAAACAAACAGCCTCCAGGACTCCTTTTAGTCGGCCCAACCAAATAGTATAGATCAGGTTGGGCTTGGCTGTCGGCTTTCTTGTTGTTTATTTGCCATTCATCTATCAGGAGTCTACAAAGCCAACTGCGCCCCAGGGCGCATAAAAAGAAAATAGTTCATTTACCATCCGACAGCTGACGGATGGCTGGGTCTGGGCATATCCTCCTCGTACAGATTAGGATGATGTAAAACGTATCATGGCCAAGACAAAAAGGTGTTGAAGCCGGCTATTCATTGATAAATAAGAAAAAGCCGGAAAGTTCTTTTTGTGCCATGTGGGTTTTACTATCAGCCTAGTAAGATGAGGAGGCTGCCCAGCGCTTTTGTTACAACTTTTGGCGGTAAAAGTTGTACGTTACATAAATAAAGTAGAATAAGCTATTTGTTTACTTTTCTTGCTGGATGAGAAAAGTAAGTATGTATAGGATTCTTTGTGTAGTACGTGTGGTAAGATAAAAGAATGATATTAGCAATAGACATTGGGGGGTCAAAAACACTCATTGCCCCATGCGACGAACAAGGTAATCCAGTACAAGAAATTAAGTTTCCTACGCCACAAAAATATAGCGATTTTAAAAAAGAATTGGCTGCTAACGTTGTGGCAATAACAACTGATTATAATCTGGTAGTGGCTGCTGTACCTGGCAAGCTAGACAGGCAAAATGGCATTGCCCTTGCCTTTGGCAATTTGCCATGGAAGAACGTACCCATTCGGGCAGATATCGCCAAAATTACTGGCAAAAAAACACTCATAGAAAACGATGCAAACTTGGCTGGTCTTTCAGAAGCAAACCGTATAAAACCACTACCACACGTCGCGCTGTACATAACTATTAGTACTGGTATCGGAACCGGCGTCATTACAGACGGTGTGCTAGACCCTGACTTTTTTGACGCAGAAGGTGGCAATATGCTGCTGGAACATGAAGGCAAATTACAAATATGGGAAAAGTTCGCAAGCGGCAGAGCCATTGTTGCAAAATATGGCAAACGTGCATCAGAAATAAATGACCCAAAAGCGTGGCAAGACATAGCCAAGCTATTTGCCATTGGTATCGTAGATCTTACATGCGTTCTTGACCCAGATATCATTATTATAGGCGGTGGCGTAGGTACTCATTTTAAAAAATATGGTGCCTATTTACAGAGTTACATTAAAGAAATAACACCGGTGTTAGTAGCCACACCAAAAATCGTGCCTGCACAAGCAGCAGAAGAAGCTGTCGTGTATGGGTGTGCGGTACTTGCAAAACAGTATGCCCAGCGTAGCTAATGTCTTATCGGTCCTAAAAACACAGTACCCTAACGTGAATTTTGTAAAGGGCAACAAGTTTGCGTGGTCGCCCAGTAATAAAACTGTGACCTACCATATAACCAATACAAATGATACGCAGTCTGCTTGGGCACTTATACACGAGGTCGCCCACGCTAGCCTTAACCACATAGACTATAAAAGTGATGTCGATCTTTTACGACATGAGGTCGCAGCGTGGCAAGAGGCAAAGACCATGGCGCTTGAGCTTGGTGTTCCTATAGATGAAGACCACATTCAAGATTGCCTAGATACATATCGCGACTGGTTACACAAACGCGCAACCTGCCCTTCTTGTACTGTTGTAGGGTTGCAGCGTAGTAACGGCACGTACGGCTGTTTTAATTGCCAAACCAGCTGGAAGGTCCCATCTTCGCCACTGTGCCGCGTGTCCCGCACAATTGTCACCAGTTAATTATGAATAGTTAGTATGGAATCATCTAGCGTCATTTAATAATTTGGTAGATTTCACTTATTAATACTTGTTTAAGCAACAAAACTGTCGAGAGGAATACTA
The Candidatus Nomurabacteria bacterium DNA segment above includes these coding regions:
- the map gene encoding type I methionyl aminopeptidase yields the protein MTRIKTAQELVKQRESGKMNATILALVGNAIEVGITTKQLADIAAKELRALGGKPTFLGYGGFPDVMCISVNNEVVHGIPGSYIVKDGDIVSIDFGVTYGGMITDAARSFIAGVSTPQKKKLVKGTLAALDAGVGSLSDGVRVGTIAAAIEKEMQRNSFGIVRDLVGHGVGHQLHEDPNIPNFSMRSSGPVLRAGMTIAIEPMSTLGADAVYTAADGWTIVTKDNSLSAHFEDTVLITDTGAEILTRL
- a CDS encoding nucleoside monophosphate kinase codes for the protein MIIVVGVAGSGKSTQSKLLATVQGWHWISMGKLLRSSLTGDLEKEMNSGRLLNDNEVEAILETELRKIAGSHKIILDGFPRRVAQTEWLLSTAHAINEKVEAIVHLKAHEEVVLERLLHRGRPDDKPAAINERFLEYEKDIKPLLQVFANKGIPIIEVNGEQPAEVVHADIKKGVVAAGISL
- a CDS encoding GatB/YqeY domain-containing protein, with product MLDRIHNDANAALKAGDKKTTEALRLLYSALKNAQIEAGGVLSDDGAVQVIKKEMKKRIEARDLYAANDRQEQAAQEEFERNLYSQYAPADLSAEQIDAMIQTVAPMAGEANFAKIMPLVMKEAQGKADGRLVSERVKNYIENIV
- the rpsU gene encoding 30S ribosomal protein S21, with translation MIQVTKKDVRESTESLIRRFNRKVQQAGVLAVVKQLQYHEKPISKRDRRTKAIIRNERKAQKNKRAKLGLR
- a CDS encoding winged helix-turn-helix transcriptional regulator — translated: MLDVFITSRVRRKIIVVYAKFPDFKTHVRGLAKLIKEDAGNIQRELKRLEKVGFLTSEKQGNTKIYSTNKNFPIFKELQGIVLKSQRANQRPTSAGQLRRP
- the priA gene encoding primosomal protein N', coding for MTYIEVSIAAPFTGRKFYTYESVNIIDIGTIVQIPFGTKKSLGIVRNIVKKPTFKTKPIQQITPLIVSAKSLQLLRWMEHFYPYDFGEITNLFIPQNALTKSRSASSVRPKVTATIQPKLTKDQTEALQIIQSNQHVLLHGDTGTGKTRVYLDYANSVLAQGKSVLILTPEIGLTPQLKQTIAAACPYPLHVVHSQNTPAYRKLIWQTAAANTEPAVFVGPRSSLFLPYQNLGLVVIDEAHDNSYKSMQSPKYNAVYVAAQLAKVHKAHFIQSTATPNVADYAAIQNHQVPIARMTTIAVGPIKASGQVIDLRDKQLFTKHRLIADELLRAIEDALQNGEQTMLFINRRGSARIVQCNACGHIRACPTCGLPLTYHHDTHKMSCHICNQTYHATSQCAACGSADLLYFSPGTKGLEQEIQSLFPKARVIRFDLDVSAKDTIQRKLSGLQTGAYDIIIGTQLISKGFDLPHLSVVGVLNADSGFSIPDFRAEEITFQQIYQVTGRVGRGHTLSKFFIQTRQPTHPVIEAALHRNWQDFYDYELHKRKLFTYPPFAYLAVLSITKKTKATAQKIAQKTYDLLNNTSQLELLGPTPSYHETSHGGYTWQILAKSTSRATLVAALVSLPSEWSIDIDPTSVL
- the def gene encoding peptide deformylase, giving the protein MTAMTQNPRDLIISLPNPHLRQRSKRVGIVTNDTTKLIQTMIDATLDWEDSRKHEVGVALAAPQIDTLLRVVIIREDFEDKTNRTFTILINPEITKYEGDLIEDYEGCLSIQDIYGKVPRYNKVRVKALDANGKEFRFTAEGFLARVVQHEIDHTNGIVFIDHIKDDPAAFYKLDDEGHLEPLNYEADIKANHLLW
- a CDS encoding translation initiation factor IF-2, with amino-acid sequence MARTIEITEQITVGALADKLSLPASKLITELFKNGIMVTINETIDAETAQIIKDELGLDIELVVKKVDVVAETLATRERKVSDKAVQRPPVVAVMGHVDHGKTSLLDVIRSSHVVDKEAGGITQHISAYQVEHNKRKITFLDTPGHEAFAALREHGARLTDVAIIVIAADDGIKPQTLEAIRFARKAGVHMVVAATKIDKPGANIELLKQQLAEQEMLPEEWGGNTIVVGVSSKTKEGLDKLLDMVLLVADIEELKADTDVPAEGLIIESHMEHGKGPIAVALVEQGTLKRGDFVVAGDTYAKVRVLESTTHGVLQQAPPSTPVVIIGFKALPEFGESFSTVSSEKEARNAAEAYHISHAASAMRSNMSSKDLIRLINQKTKQQELNIVVKADVQGSLTSVVDALKTLDTDEVAIRIVGSSVGSVTENDIRMAASSNAIIYGFHVSMPQSVKQLASRDNVRVRLFKVIYELIDDTRAEMSNLLAPEEVITEQGRLVVRGVFKTTKTELICGGEVTKGQLVIPAFANIYRDDTQLAKDLVVTNLKHGPTDTKLVSQGEMCGISIETTARLDIQEGDRIELYTSETHERTL
- a CDS encoding S1 RNA-binding domain-containing protein: MSTKVTMDDLLTQHEVTALKAGDVVEATISTIKKHEIWLDLGPRGIGVVMRREIGNQKLEEGQVVSASVVDPEMEEGHALLSLKKAVKDRGWDELARVAEAEEVIEVTAYDANRGGLLIELEGIRGFMPVSQLSADHYPRVSGADKDEILQKLNALINKPLRVRILDASRKDNKLIFSEKAAIKDDMQARFAELNVGDVVEGAVTGVIDFGAFVNVDGIEGLIHISEISWERVEDPRKYVKNGEVIKAKVIAIDKDRLSLSIKQLSEDPWLHDVDQFKKGQTVEGTITRITPFGAFVQLTPAVEALVHVSEITNGEEDAVDPEKIFKLDEKKQFKVLEINKEARKIALSLKDA
- a CDS encoding ROK family protein, which encodes MILAIDIGGSKTLIAPCDEQGNPVQEIKFPTPQKYSDFKKELAANVVAITTDYNLVVAAVPGKLDRQNGIALAFGNLPWKNVPIRADIAKITGKKTLIENDANLAGLSEANRIKPLPHVALYITISTGIGTGVITDGVLDPDFFDAEGGNMLLEHEGKLQIWEKFASGRAIVAKYGKRASEINDPKAWQDIAKLFAIGIVDLTCVLDPDIIIIGGGVGTHFKKYGAYLQSYIKEITPVLVATPKIVPAQAAEEAVVYGCAVLAKQYAQRS